The Jiangella sp. DSM 45060 genome contains the following window.
GCACCTTCGTGGCCCGCATGGAGGAGACCCGGACGCACTGGCGCGACCGGGTGCGCAAGGTCGCCGCGAGCGGCGGAACCGTGCTGCTGTGGGGCGCCAGCTCGAAGGCCGTCGGGTTCCTCGCCACCCTCGGCGACGACGCCCGGCACGTCGCAGCGGCCGTCGACATCAACCCGCACAAGCAGAACCGCCACCTGGCCGGCAGCGGCCACCGAGTGGTCGCGCCGGACGCGGTCGCCGACCTCGCGCCGGACCTCGTCATCGTCATGAATCCCACCTACGCCGCCGAGATCGGCCGCGACCTGGACGCCCGCGGCGTCCGCACCGCCCTGGAGACGCTATGACCTTCCACCCGTGCCTCGCCTGTGGCGGCGACCGGCTCCGGCCGATCGCCGACCTCGGCCTGACGCCGGTGCTCAACGGCGTGATGTTCGACGACCGCGACGCCGCCCGGTCCGCGGCGCTCGGCCGGCTCGACCTCGCCGGGTGCCCGGACTGCGGGCACGCCGTGAACGTGGCGTTCGACCCGGGGCTGATCGACTACGACGCCGAGTACGACAACTCGCTGCACTTCTCCCCGACGTTCCAGGCCTACGCCGACGACCTCGCCGCCTGGCTGGTCCAGACCTACGGCCTGCGCGGCGGCGTCGTCGTCGAGATCGGCTCCGGCAAGGGCGACTTCCTCGCGTCGATCACCGCGCTCACCGGCGGCACCGGCGTCGGCTACGACCCCAGCACGATGCCCGACCGCGAGATCCCGAACGTGACGCTGGTCAGCGACTACTACCGGCCTGGCCAGGACGTCGAGCCGTACGACCTGCTGGTCTGCCGGCACGTGCTGGAGCACCTGGAGGACCCGGCGGCGATCCTGCGCTCGCTGCGCGCGGCCGCGCCGCCGGACGCCGTCCACTACTTCGAGGTGCCGGCCGCCGAGTTCGACTTCGGCCCCACCGGCATGTGGGACTTCATCTACCCGCACGTCTCCTACTTCTCCGCCGGGTCGCTGCACGCGCTGATGCGCCGCTGCGGGTTCGAGGTCGTGGCATCCGGGCGGTCGTTCGCCGGCCAGTACGCGTGGGTGGAGGTCCGCGCCGGCAGCACCGACCCGGCCCCCGCCGACCCGGCCGAGCACCTCGCCCTGCTCGCCGACTTCGCCGAGCGGCACCACGAGCACGTCACCCGCTGGCGCGACGACATCGCCCGGCACGGCGACCGGACGGTGCTGTGGGGCGCCGGCTCGAAGGGCGTGAGCTTCCTCAACGCCGTCGACCCGGAGGGCCGGCTCACCGTCGTCGACCTCAACCCGCGCAAGTGGCACCGCTTCCTGCCCGGCTCCGGGCACCGCGTCATCGCCCCCGCCGACCTGCCCGGCGAGCAGGTCGCCACCGTCCTCGTCACCAACCCCGCGTACCAGCGGGAGATCACCGGCCAACTCGGCGAGCTCGGCGTTCCCGCCGAGGTCGTCGCGGTCTGAGGTGGCCACAATGTCCGCGACCGCGACACACGCCCAGGCAGGGGGCCCGCGCGGCGGCGCTGTGCCACGTCTCAGCCTCGGCATGCCGCTGTACAACGCCGAGCGCTATGTTGCGCAGGCATTCGATGGCCTACTTGCCCAGGACTTCGCAGACTTCGAGATCATCGTCAGCGACAACGCCTCAACCGACCGCACCTGGGAGATCTGCGAGCAGTATGCGCGGCGTGATCCCCGGATCCGGTTGTACCGCAATCCGGAGAACCTCGGCGCCGCGTACAACTACAACCGGACGGTCGACCTCGCTCGCGGGCCGCTGTTCCGCTGGGTCGCGTACGACGACGTCTGCGCCCCGACACTGCTGCGACGGTGCGTCGATGCGCTCGACGCCGACGCCGACGCGATCCTCGCCTACCCACAGACGATGCTCATCGACGACGACGGTGCGCCCCTCCGCCCCTACCGCGACGGCCTCGACCTGCGCTCAGCCCACGCCTACCGCCGGGTCGCTCAGTACGCCCGCCATTGGAGCCTGTGCAACGCCGTCTTCGGCGTCATGCGGAGCGAGGTGCTGCGCGCAAGCGGGCGAATCCGGCCCTACCCGTCGTCCGACGTGGTGCTGCTCGCGGAACTCGCCGCCCTCGGCCAGTTCCACGAGGTGCCCGAGCGGTTGTTCTTCCGGCGAATCCACCAGGCATCGAGCCGCCAGGGCAGCACGAAGAACCTTGCCACCGTCGCCGCCTGGTTCGACCCGAAGAGAGTGGCGAACACCAAGCCACGACGCATTCAACTCGTGCGCAGGGTCACGGGCACGCTCGCCGGTCTGCCGGCTCCCCTGCCCCAGCGGTTGAGCTGCATCGCGGCCTTCGCCGCGGTTTGGGCTCTGCGGAAGGCGCACATGAAGGCCAGCCGGGTGAAGCACGCGGTCCTCGATCGCGCTCCCGCCGCATCCAGACCCACACGCCGCGCAGGCGCCGACGCCTCGAGGGAGGCCAAATGAACCTCCGTGGACAGCGCGCCCGGAGCCTGGGGCTGATCGCCGTCGGTGTCACTACCGCGGCGCTGCTCATTCCGCCGTTGGCCGTCGCCGAAACGACCAGCATCACCTCGGACGACTTCTCGTCGGGCACCCTGGGCAGCGCCTGGACGGTCGTCGACCCACTGGGGGACGGCACCGTGGCCGTCACGGGTACCGGAACAACGAACGCGCGGCTGACCATCGACGTGCCGGCCGGCACCGAGCACAACGCATGGCGCAGCGCCGACGTGCCGCGGGTGATGCAGTCCGTCGCCGACGCCGACGTTTCCGTCGAGGCGAAGTTCGACACCATGCCGAGCGCCGCCACGCAGGACATGGGTCTGC
Protein-coding sequences here:
- a CDS encoding class I SAM-dependent methyltransferase — translated: MTFHPCLACGGDRLRPIADLGLTPVLNGVMFDDRDAARSAALGRLDLAGCPDCGHAVNVAFDPGLIDYDAEYDNSLHFSPTFQAYADDLAAWLVQTYGLRGGVVVEIGSGKGDFLASITALTGGTGVGYDPSTMPDREIPNVTLVSDYYRPGQDVEPYDLLVCRHVLEHLEDPAAILRSLRAAAPPDAVHYFEVPAAEFDFGPTGMWDFIYPHVSYFSAGSLHALMRRCGFEVVASGRSFAGQYAWVEVRAGSTDPAPADPAEHLALLADFAERHHEHVTRWRDDIARHGDRTVLWGAGSKGVSFLNAVDPEGRLTVVDLNPRKWHRFLPGSGHRVIAPADLPGEQVATVLVTNPAYQREITGQLGELGVPAEVVAV
- a CDS encoding glycosyltransferase, with the translated sequence MSATATHAQAGGPRGGAVPRLSLGMPLYNAERYVAQAFDGLLAQDFADFEIIVSDNASTDRTWEICEQYARRDPRIRLYRNPENLGAAYNYNRTVDLARGPLFRWVAYDDVCAPTLLRRCVDALDADADAILAYPQTMLIDDDGAPLRPYRDGLDLRSAHAYRRVAQYARHWSLCNAVFGVMRSEVLRASGRIRPYPSSDVVLLAELAALGQFHEVPERLFFRRIHQASSRQGSTKNLATVAAWFDPKRVANTKPRRIQLVRRVTGTLAGLPAPLPQRLSCIAAFAAVWALRKAHMKASRVKHAVLDRAPAASRPTRRAGADASREAK